A window of the Sneathiella sp. P13V-1 genome harbors these coding sequences:
- a CDS encoding isovaleryl-CoA dehydrogenase gives MSSFHYPTLNFDLGETADMIRDTVASFAAAEIAPRAAEIDQSNEFPMDLWQKMGDLGLLGITVEEEYGGTGLGYLEHIIAVEEISRASASVGLSYGAHSNLCVNQIRRNGNEEQKHKYLPKLMSGEHVGSLAMSEPGAGSDVVSMRLRAEKKGDRYILNGNKFWITNGPDADVLVVYAKTDPEAHQKGITAFIIEKGMKGFSTAQKLDKLGMRGSNTCELVFEDCEVPEENILGKLNDGVRVLMSGLDYERAVLSGGPLGIMDACMDVVVPYVHEREQFGQPIGTFQLMQGKIADMYSTMNACKAYVYAVGKSCDRGETTRKDAAGAILYSAEKATWMALEAIQALGGNGYINEFATGRLLRDAKLYEIGAGTSEIRRMLIGRELFNETA, from the coding sequence ATGTCTAGCTTTCATTATCCAACATTGAATTTTGATCTTGGCGAAACAGCCGACATGATCCGCGATACTGTGGCAAGTTTTGCGGCGGCTGAAATTGCACCGCGCGCCGCTGAAATCGATCAGAGCAATGAGTTTCCGATGGATCTGTGGCAGAAGATGGGTGACCTTGGTCTTCTGGGGATTACGGTGGAAGAAGAATATGGCGGAACAGGCCTTGGATATCTTGAGCATATTATTGCTGTTGAAGAAATCAGCCGTGCATCTGCCTCCGTTGGTTTGTCTTATGGTGCCCATTCCAACCTTTGTGTGAACCAGATCCGTCGTAACGGTAATGAAGAGCAGAAACACAAGTATCTGCCGAAACTGATGTCAGGTGAGCATGTGGGATCCTTGGCGATGAGTGAACCTGGTGCTGGTTCTGACGTTGTGTCCATGCGCCTTCGTGCAGAGAAAAAAGGTGACCGCTACATCCTGAACGGTAACAAATTCTGGATCACAAACGGCCCAGACGCTGATGTTCTGGTCGTATATGCAAAGACAGACCCTGAAGCCCACCAAAAAGGCATCACAGCCTTCATTATTGAAAAAGGTATGAAAGGCTTCTCAACTGCACAGAAGCTGGACAAACTTGGTATGCGTGGCTCCAACACATGTGAGTTGGTGTTCGAAGATTGTGAAGTTCCAGAAGAGAATATCCTTGGTAAGCTCAACGATGGTGTCCGTGTTCTGATGAGCGGTCTGGACTATGAACGTGCCGTTCTGTCCGGTGGTCCGCTGGGTATTATGGATGCGTGTATGGATGTTGTTGTACCTTACGTGCATGAACGTGAACAGTTCGGTCAGCCAATTGGTACCTTCCAACTGATGCAGGGCAAAATTGCGGATATGTATTCCACAATGAATGCTTGTAAAGCCTATGTTTATGCAGTCGGTAAATCCTGTGACCGCGGTGAGACAACACGTAAAGATGCAGCGGGCGCAATTCTTTATTCTGCGGAAAAAGCGACATGGATGGCACTGGAAGCTATTCAAGCGCTGGGTGGAAATGGTTATATTAACGAGTTTGCGACAGGTCGTTTGCTGCGTGATGCGAAATTGTACGAAATTGGTGCTGGTACCAGTGAAATTCGCCGCATGCTGATCGGCCGCGAGCTGTTCAACGAAACTGCTTAA
- a CDS encoding acetyl-CoA C-acyltransferase: protein MMEKQMSDDPIVIVGMARTPMGGFQGDLADVKAPQLGAIAIEGAMKRAGLTGDDIDEVVMGCVLPAGLGQAPARQASFGAGIPDTVGCTTVNKMCGSGMRAAMYAYDAIKAGSSNVMVAGGFESMTNAPYILPKMRGGMRLGHGEVKDHMFLDGLEDAYEEGRLMGSFAEEMAGQYQFTREAQDAYAIESLARAKKATEDGTFDPEIVPVTVKTRKGDVVIERDEQALKGNPEKIPTLKPAFAKDGTVTAANASSISDGGAALVMMRQSEAEKRGLKPIAVFHAHSTNARKPSEFTIAPIGAISKVMDKVGWTKDDVDLFEINEAFAVVAMAAMKDLGLDHDKVNVHGGACALGHPVGASGARIVITLLNALQKYGKKRGVAALCIGGGEATAMAVELVA, encoded by the coding sequence ATGATGGAGAAACAAATGAGTGACGATCCTATTGTGATTGTAGGTATGGCCCGTACACCAATGGGCGGCTTTCAAGGCGATCTGGCCGATGTAAAAGCCCCGCAGTTAGGTGCCATTGCGATTGAAGGCGCTATGAAACGCGCCGGTCTTACAGGCGATGACATCGACGAAGTTGTCATGGGTTGTGTGCTTCCTGCGGGTCTTGGTCAGGCACCTGCGCGTCAGGCGTCCTTTGGTGCGGGTATCCCGGACACAGTTGGCTGTACAACAGTGAACAAGATGTGTGGCTCAGGTATGCGTGCGGCGATGTATGCCTATGATGCGATTAAAGCGGGCAGCAGCAATGTTATGGTTGCCGGTGGCTTTGAAAGCATGACAAATGCCCCATACATCCTGCCAAAAATGCGTGGCGGTATGCGCCTCGGTCATGGGGAAGTGAAAGATCACATGTTCCTGGATGGTCTAGAAGATGCCTATGAAGAAGGTCGTCTGATGGGCTCTTTCGCGGAAGAAATGGCAGGTCAGTACCAGTTCACCCGCGAAGCTCAGGACGCCTATGCGATTGAATCTCTGGCGCGTGCCAAGAAAGCAACGGAAGATGGGACATTTGACCCTGAAATCGTTCCTGTAACTGTCAAAACACGTAAAGGTGACGTAGTCATCGAACGTGACGAGCAGGCACTTAAAGGTAACCCAGAAAAAATCCCAACATTGAAACCAGCCTTTGCTAAAGACGGTACAGTAACAGCGGCAAATGCTTCTTCCATTTCTGATGGCGGTGCTGCGCTTGTTATGATGCGTCAGTCTGAAGCAGAAAAGCGTGGTCTGAAACCAATCGCTGTTTTCCACGCGCATTCAACAAATGCCCGCAAACCATCTGAATTTACAATTGCCCCAATCGGCGCAATTTCCAAAGTGATGGATAAAGTCGGTTGGACAAAAGACGACGTTGATCTTTTCGAGATTAACGAAGCCTTTGCGGTTGTTGCTATGGCAGCGATGAAAGATTTGGGTCTGGACCACGATAAAGTAAACGTTCACGGCGGTGCCTGCGCTTTGGGTCACCCGGTTGGTGCTTCCGGCGCGCGTATTGTGATCACGCTCCTGAATGCCCTGCAGAAATATGGCAAAAAACGCGGTGTTGCGGCTTTGTGTATTGGTGGTGGTGAAGCCACTGCCATGGCTGTAGAGCTGGTAGCCTAA